A window of the Nycticebus coucang isolate mNycCou1 chromosome 3, mNycCou1.pri, whole genome shotgun sequence genome harbors these coding sequences:
- the PPP1R3C gene encoding protein phosphatase 1 regulatory subunit 3C, whose translation MSCTRMIQVLDPRPLTSSVMPVDVAMRLCLAHSPPLKSFLGPYDSFQQRHFMNKLKPLKSCLNLKQEAKSQNDWKCSHNQAKKRVVFADSKGLSLTAIHVFSDLPEDPAWDLQFDLLDINNISSGLKLHEEKNLILDFPQPSSDYLSFRSHFQKNFVCLENCSLQERTVTGTVKVKNVSFEKKVQIRITFDSWKSYMDVDCVYMKNVYGGSDSDTFSFVIDLPPVIPTEEKIEFCISYHANGQVFWDNNEGQNYRIVHAQWKPDGVQTQMAPQDCTFHQASPKTELESPVFGSPRLASGLFPEWQSWGRMENLASYR comes from the coding sequence AATGATCCAGGTTTTAGATCCACGTCCTTTGACAAGTTCAGTCATGCCAGTGGATGTGGCCATGAGGCTTTGCTTGGCTCATTCGCCACCTCTGAAGAGTTTCTTGGGCCCTTATGACAGCTTTCAACAAAGACATTTCATGAATAAATTAAAGCCCCTGAAATCATGTCTCAACCTAAAGCAGGAAGCCAAATCGCAGAACGACTGGAAGTGCTCACACAACCAAGCCAAGAAGCGGGTGGTGTTTGCTGACTCCAAGGGTCTCTCTCTCACCGCCATCCACGTCTTCTCTGACCTCCCGGAAGACCCGGCATGGGATCTCCAGTTTGATCTTTTGGACATTAACAATATCTCCTCTGGCTTAAAACTCCACGAGGAGAAAAACTTGATTTTAGATTTCCCTCAGCCTTCAAGTGATTACTTAAGTTTCCGGAGCCATTTTCAGAAGAACTTTGTCTGTCTGGAGAACTGCTCTTTGCAAGAGCGAACAGTGACGGGGACTGTGAAAGTGAAAAACGTGAGCTTTGAGAAGAAGGTTCAGATCCGTATCACCTTTGATAGTTGGAAAAGCTACATGGATGTGGACTGTGTCTACATGAAAAATGTATATGGTGGCTCAGATAGTGACACCTTCTCATTTGTCATTGACTTACCCCCTGTCATTCCAACTGAGGAGAAAATCGAGTTCTGCATTTCTTACCACGCTAATGGGCAAGTCTTCTGGGACAACAACGAGGGCCAGAATTACAGAATTGTCCATGCACAGTGGAAACCTGACGGGGTGCAGACGCAGATGGCACCCCAGGACTGCACATTCCACCAGGCATCCCCGAAGACGGAGTTAGAGTCACCAGTCTTTGGCAGTCCAAGGCTAGCTAGTGGGCTCTTCCcagagtggcagagctgggggagAATGGAGAACTTGGCCTCTTATCGATGA